The window TCCCACTATTTTGACCTCTGAATTTGGGGGTCATGTCCCTCTGCTACAATGTGTCAGTGCCGGGATTGTACCTAACTGCCAATTTCaccagaggtgtatttgggaccaaatacgTGCTATCTCCTCTTCctgcgccagtgacctctctgggagacgACCTATGACATTTGAGCCATCGATGAGGAAGGCTTGCAGAACAGTCAATTCGTAGGAACGCTACACGTTGCTGGAGTTTGCCAAACGGCGGGATAACGGTGAAAATGTTCGTGGCAAGGGACTAATGATTGGGATAGAAATGGTGAAAGATAAGACCACTTGccagcctctcccagctgaaagacATGAACCTCATCTGGGAGGGACTGTATGGGCATGCTGACCGGGCAGGGAGGACTGTATGGGCATGCTGACCGGGCAGGGAGGACTGTATGGGCATGCTGACCGGGCAGGGAGGCCTGTATGGGCATGCTGACCGGGCAGGGAGGCCTGTATGGGCATAGTGACCGGGCAGGGAGGACTGTATGGGCATAGTGACCGGGCAGGGAGGACTGTATGGGCATGCTGACCGGGCAGGGAGGACTGTATGGGCATGCTGACCGGGCAGGGAGGACTGTATGGGCATGCTGACCGGGCAGGGAGGACTGTATGGGCATGCTGACCGGGCAGGGAGGACTGTATGGGCATAGTGACCGGGCAGGGAGGACTGTATGGGCATGTTGACCGGGCAGGGAGGACTATATGGGCATGCTGACCGGGCAGGGAGGACTGTTTGGCCAGGGCACCAGGCACCCACGCCGTTTCATTTGTCCAGGGACGTCTATGCAATTCAGGGAATAACCTTGCACGGATTCCAGGGCATAAACATTTATTAGAGAATTTGTATTGGCATTTGTTAAGAGATTACATTCCAGAATATTTTCCCCTGTACTAGGATTGGCCAGGAATTTGCACTCCGAAATCCCCTGTAATCTGCGGCCCTTGCACATTTCCACCCATCAAATACGTTAAACGGTTCCGGCAATATCTTTCTATATAATGTATCAAGACAAAAAAAAGGCGTCTGTGTGGCTCAAAGGCAGACAGCCCAGTGGCACGGAGCCGAAAAAATGTAGGATGGATGACATCATGAGGCAGGAAATGGTTCCCTGAAGCACCATTAAAGTTCCATTTTTAGGTTAATGGGCTCAGCAAGGCAGCAAAGTGGCGAGACGCAGTGAAAGCAGCGGCTTAATGCCACGCTGATCTGCCGTGGCAGAAATACAGGGCAGGCGGGCCACGCCGGTATGTGGCTTATATCAACTCACTGaccttacatactgtacagtgtctCAGACATGGGCGggcaactcgagtcctcaagggccaccaacaggtcagttttatatccctgcttcagcacaggtggctcagttgaatgtgttgaagcagggatatccttaaaaccttatcTGGTggtggcccacccctgctgtagtgtCTGTCACGGTGTAAGGTCTCTTCTGTGGGGTGGATGGAGCACAAATAACAAGGACGCAAACAAACTCAAGTCAGAGTCATcagcacacaggaaccaggagTGATTTAGTAAGAGAGAAGTGTCCATGTTCCACTCCAGCTTGGATATTTGAGATGGTCAGCAGGCCCCAAGTTCTGTACGTCGTCTTCGAACAAGTGTGCCAAGTTTAACTTGGACCATGGGAATATTTGTCCTTGGGAAATTTGGGGCCCATTATATAACCATGGGAAGCCAAGGTGTGGCCCAAACCCAAagcacttaacacacacacacacacacacacacacacacacatttcctcgTTTGCAGTAATTAGATGTTTTCTAACCCACTATCCTTTTCTTGCGCCCCATTGGAGTCACCCGTCCCTGATCATAGCGGTGTTCCACCTCTTGTGCCGTTTGCCTGACCTACAGTACCGCACCTTCAGATGTCTCTCCAGAAGGGCCATGGGTGATCCCCAGGTTACTGCTCCTTTGTGAATAAACTCATTACAACGTTGACACTATGTAATGTCTTCCAGGAGTTCAGAGTCGTTTGCCAAGTCACTCATAACAGAGCAAACCGTGTCACGGATAATCCCATCAAGAGGCAAAGTGCACCCAATTAGGGATTTAAAACCTCAAACCTATTCCAGGACTTTGACCTTATGAAATGGTTAGTTAGCGTGGAGACGGCATATAAAACATGCAAGGCATTTATTGGGGTATATGGTATTTTTATCCAgcataaaaaaaatcaatagtATATATGAAGAATGTTTAGGGCGATGTTCAGATTTAGGAGTTTATTCTAGATAAAATAAAGTGACCAATTGAGCCGATTTTGCCCCAAATTCACCATTGAAGTCATCGGggcaaccccccaccccacccccgatTGGATGCCCGTACGGTTCTTCCGATCGCATTCAACTATCTGTCTGATCTCGGTCACAGACGGAAACACAAACACTTTTGTTCAGGCTTAGACACTTTATTAGCAAAAAATAAGCAGAACACCTTCACAAGACAACTCGCACCTGAAATGTAACCCAGCACGGAGACTGTGCAAATCTACTTGTGTGCATTGTAACCGTCCCATGGTTTCAGACCTTCTTGCCCTGGAATTGGGGGCTCCTGATAAGGGCCTGGTGACAAGCCACCATCATACCCCCACAGAGATTCATGAACTCCTGGAAGTTCAGCTCCTTGTCCGCTTTGCCATCCACCGTTCCGTCCACCGAGTTCAAAAGGGTGCGCACAATGTTTGGGTCTTTTTGGTTCTGTTCAGGGGAGAAAAGGGAACAGACGAGCATGAAAGTCCACATGGTGCATGATCTCACATTGCAGGAGAACTAGGACAGCTTCTCCCAATGCTACGAAGAATGTACACATTGGAGAATACAGAAGAGAGGCAAACAGCAAAAAGGAGTGACAAAGAGACCGTGAGTAATAAGAAAGGGCATTCTCTGCATTAACAGCCCAATTAATTTATTCCACTAATGAGAATCCTTATACTCAaatgagatttttttgggggggaccaCACCCAAGCCTTGATTGTCTTGGTTTGTGCACCAAGTACAGAATGGAAGTGCCAATACCATTGCATTTGTTGGGAGGGTGTGGGGAGGGCAGCTTAAAAACATTGGGAACCCCTGGTCTAGTGGACAGATACCCAGATGTCTGGACACGGGGGAATACGCAGGTAAGGTGCATCGTCTTCTCCCATTACTTTCTTGAACACCAGCTGTCGGAGAGGCAGTAGGTGGACAGCCAATGAGAACAATTTAGTCGACCCATAGTCTTCTGCTTGCTTTACCCTTAAAATTCTTTACGTCAGAGAttcccaactccggtcctcaaggggccccaacaggccaggtattaaggatatccctgcttcagcacaggtgcttcgGTCAAaatgatggagccacctgtgctaatgtaAGGATATTCTTCAAACCCGGACTGTTCCAGCTGCTCGAGGACCGGCGTCTGGCATCTCTGCTCTGCGTGATTCCTAACTTTGTCTCAGTTTAGAGAAGCCGTTACCTCTTTACGGGGGAcggggtgcagggggtccccagagctgaacagcattgtttcagctctggggaacgcCCGATTCCCAAGTATGTTACGGGATTTCCTtgcatttaaatctcccgtgtcacgCAGGTGAATAGGAAGCCAGCACGGCTTGCTACGGCCCACGggacagctccggagacccccacttTCCATCCATGCAAACTAAAAACTGCTGAggggaactgcacctttagagAGGAGGTGCTACCCGCTTCGGTTTGGAAGGCGGGGGGTTTTTCTCGTGTCACTTCCGAGATAGAGGAACTAGAATATTCTCGGAGCTTCTCTTAATgcacaagacaaaaaaaaaatctaagttACAGGCGCACTGCAGAGAACCCAACCCTATAATAAAGGCCAGCCAGGGGGAGAGCACCCTCTAGTGGTAGAAGCATAAAAAGCAGGATTAATGGATTCTGTATAAATTTTGGCAATCtgcgttttttttaatttttgtaatGCATTAAAAGCACAGTATTCACGCGGGGCCAATTTCTTACTTCCATATCCATCTCTCATTGTACGTTCACTCTTTGCAGTTTAACCCTTACGCCTCTTATCCATGAagcctcacctactgtctctgtaagtctcccaccatacctcttagattgtaagctcttcggggcagggatttcctttcctattgtctgattttgctgcacttattgtattattataattccctgtactgtattctttgtgaagcgctgagtacacttttggcgctatataaataaagacatataatacaatacagcgTTTCTAAACCTTCTCCGCAGACACCTCAGCCAGACCAGTGATAAACAATGAATTACAAAGCACGTTTGCGCTAATCTTGTGCGTGAGAGTTTATGGCCTGGCTGGGGTCACTCCAAGGAAAAAAGGTTGAGAAACAGAGCGTTAAATTGGCAGgctctctgccctttgcctgtCTTTTTAATATTGCTCTttacccccatccccctctcgtTGGGCTCCATAAAACTTTTAATCAAGAAGATCAAGCTCAGCTAATTGCCCTAATGATCCCCATTAAGCTAAGATCCTTTATACTGTTCTCCTGAACTCTTTCCTGGGACAGATGCTGCAGAATCCCAGTTTTGGTAAATTGTGGAACAGTCTAGGaaggtaaaaataataatattaataataataataatgtccttTGGCGGAGTTTGCAGAGTTGGACACTATGGCTGGTTATAGATGAAAGCTCCAGTGAATCACCACTCACTGGGACACCCTCTGATTGTTCTACCCGTCAACAGAACCAAATCCTGGGAGGAGAAGGAAGGTTTTATAGGACTCTGGCTATCCCTTTAATCTACAAAGCAGAGGTGTAGCCATTAACATGCAGTAATAGCTGCCAGACACAGACCCCTGGGATTACATGcacctaaagcagcaatcccccctaaAATAGCCCTGCCCCTCTCTTTCACAGACAACAGAAATGCTTGAATtacaccccttcctcccccaacaggtcaggtttcaggatatcccagcttcagcacaggtgtctcaatcagaagCTGTCAAAggctgagccatctgtgctgaagcagggatacccttaaaacaaATATCCCTTCCTGGTTTCTACAGGGGGATACTGAAACGGTAGGCCAATTAGAagggcttcctgttggcccacgtGACAGAAGATTTTaaacggccattttgtttcccctggagggacaGAGACACGGGTAACTTGACCGGCATCTTGGTAACCAGGGGGTTCacatagctgaaattaatgccATTCAGTTCTggaggtccccctgcttcccgtcctgtaaaatgcccccccccccccccccaaaacctatGAGCCATCGGTATCGCTGCTTTAAACATGCGCCTTctcagggggaagggaggtgcaGAGATACAGTCACAGGTCCCTTTCAATATGTATCCAAGTGGCCATACCCTGCTGGAACAGTAACTGGGtccatggtaccgcagactgtgcggaggcgtccgcacgccGAGCGagcagactgccttaaggcagtgttcgcgtccacgCGGCGTGCGGGCGCAAGAAATaggttgaaactgatttcttggcgcgacaggcggtcacgtgagcggttcgttaatgaggacgaaccagctctgtgacgcccctaggcacgcccaTGCCCAGGTAAGcgcccgctcactgaccagcctccGCACGAGCggaggcaccatggccccagccgaAGAGCCAGAAGCCCTGTGACCCGTGTCCTGCAAGGTCGCAgcgagctggaggaggggggtacGCCGACGCACTTACATCGGTGAAAGATTTCAGCTCCGTTTTCATGAAGGCCTCAAACTCCGTGTAGCACATCTGGCACTGGTCGCCTTTCTTGCCCGCGTAGTGCTGGAAGATGCGGATGAGACTCTCCATGGCGGTTTCCATGTCCGTAGGAGGGATCTTCTGCGGCTGAGGCTGTATACAGCAGCGGAGAAGGTAAGGGCAGGGTCAGCACAGGCTTCTTATATATCTGTACAGATAATAATTACAGCGGGGGCCAAGCATCCGAGGCAATGCGGGCCCAGACCGTAATATACAGACTGAATACCGTAATATACAGAATGGATACTGTAATATACAGAATGGATACTGTAATATACAGAATGGATACCGCATTCACTTAAATTACAGGGACACAGTCCTAAGTTTCGTTGCAGAGAGAGATTTCCCcagagcaggggggctcaactcaagtcctgaagatcccccccaacaggtcaggttttcaggatatccctgcttcagcacaggtggctcaatcagaagctcagtctttgaccgagcctctgatttaatcacctatgctgaagcagggatagcctgaaaacttgacctgttgggggcgggggggggggggggaagaaatcttaaggacttgagttgagcacgcTTGCACAAAGTTTCCTTCCTGTGCCCCCTGCCtggtctctttccccccccccccccccggcatggcTCCGGCGTCAAACGTCATTAGACGCCGAGTTACCATGACGACGTGTCGCTGGAAGGCCAGGTAAGGGAGTTTTACAgcggcctcacgcgatccccagcatttaatgtaaatgccttcggggaggcgcggggcctctaaccatcgcgccccccccagaaaatctcaccccCCCACTATAGACTGAGCACCATTTAATTAACGCGAGTGCAGCATCCATTCTAAATAGTTGTACAAAGCAAACCCCGGTCACAACCATCCCAATGTGATGAGACACGTGACACCCGGTGACTGTCCTGCATGTCACGATGTTCCTCGAGTTTGTTGACACTAAACATTACAATGTAAACTTCGTTTGAGGGGAAAAGTTAATTATATCTTTAATGTTGTGTACAGAACAGCTTACACTGTGGGGATCACTTCTCaacgtctcctggctgcaaaatggGAGCAAAGCTATTGCACCAGCATTACCAAACCCGACCGTGCCACAGAGAACATTTGATAAATGATCCCCTGTAtccggagtggccaactccagtcctcaagggccaccaacaagccaggcAGTATagctatctctgcttcagcacaggtggcttaatcagaatgacctgtgctgaagcagggatatccttataatCTTGTTGGTGACACttggactggcgttggccacccctgactgacactgacacgTGTAATTTAAGCTGTGGGATGGAATATATAACCCAGCAATGCGAGTTTATGTTAATACTCTAGTAGTGTTCCCACCTTCTTCCCCGGGGGGCACTTGGAGAGCGCGTCATGACAAGCCACCATCATTCCACCAATGAGATTGAGGAACTCCTGGAAGTCCAGCTGCGCATTCTTCTTCCCATCCACCCCTCCGTCCACAGAGTTCATCATGGTGCGAAGGATGTTTGGGTCTTTCTGGTTCTGTATAGGAGAGAAGGAAACGGCAGAGCATTATAAaaatgcgagagagagagcgcgcaagagagagcgcgcaagagagagcgcgcaagagagagcgcacaagAGAGAGCGCGCAAGAGAGAGCGCGCAAGAGAGAGCGCGCAAGAGAGAGCGCGCAAGAGAGAGCGCGCAAGAGAGAGCGCGCAAGAGGTTCACGGCTTAGTGAATTAATGACAGTTATTGTGTTGGCTGCCAACAAATGGTTTTAAGCCAATTTTGCTGTATGAGGAGAGGATGCAGGAGAGTAAAGATGGAAGATATATGCCCTAGTGCTTCTACAGAGAAAGAGTAGTGGTTACATGGCGTAGCATCAGTCAGAAGCAGTTTGGGTTATTCCCTTCTCCATCACATTGTTCCACACGTTGCAGTCCCACTGAAAGGGCACGAATCCTCTGTGCACTTACATCAGTGAAAGACTTGAGCTCGGTTTTCATGAAGGCCTCAAACTCTTTGTAGCTCATCTGGCATTGGTCGCCTTCTTTGCCCGCGTAGCGCTGGAATATGGTGACGATTTTCTCCATGGAACGCTCCGTCTCGGTGGGAGCGTTCTGCCGCATCTGTGCCTGCACACAGCAGCGACAAGTCAAAAACAAcacgcacacaacacacacaccacaacacaCAA is drawn from Ascaphus truei isolate aAscTru1 chromosome 7, aAscTru1.hap1, whole genome shotgun sequence and contains these coding sequences:
- the LOC142499143 gene encoding uncharacterized protein LOC142499143 yields the protein MAQMRQNAPTETERSMEKIVTIFQRYAGKEGDQCQMSYKEFEAFMKTELKSFTDNQKDPNILRTMMNSVDGGVDGKKNAQLDFQEFLNLIGGMMVACHDALSKCPPGKKPQPQKIPPTDMETAMESLIRIFQHYAGKKGDQCQMCYTEFEAFMKTELKSFTDNQKDPNIVRTLLNSVDGTVDGKADKELNFQEFMNLCGGMMVACHQALIRSPQFQGKKV